AAGGCGGCATTGGTGAACCTCAAGCAGGCCAAGCAGAGTCTGGAGCAGGCCACCCATGACAAAGGCGGCCACCGTGTCAAGGCCATCCAGTTGATCAACGAGGCGATCGAAGAAGTGAAAAAGGGTATCGATTCCGGCCGCATGTAGGCCGCTCCACCGCGGTTTCGATGGATCACCTTGGCCAGATCACCATCAATCCGGCGGTGCGTTGGAGATGTTCTGCCTCGGCATCGGGAATGCCGGCAATGCCACAACCGCAGGTCTGCCTGTGAACAATCGCGAGGCAATTGAAGCCTTCTCGACCCATCCCGAGGCCAGCTTTTTTCTGCTCAGAGCAGATGCCTGACAGCTTCGGCACGCCCCCAGCCCATGCGATCGGCCCCTGGTGACCCTCGAAACGGGAAATCCCTCGTCCACTGGAAAAGCCAGAGCACCATCCACAGGCGGCGACCGTGCCGTGGCTCAGGTGCCGTTGCCCCCGAACATGTCGTCATCGGCCTCGAAGGGTTCGAACTCACTCCAGCCCGGGCTGGCGGCATCGAACAGTCCGAAGCGGGCAGCCTCATCGTCCATCAGCGTGTCGCCGGTGGGGCGGGTGTCGCAGCTGACGCCTCCACCGGCCGTGGGATGGCAGTCATCGAACACCACATCGGCCCTGGCGGCGACACCGCCAGGAACACCAGGCAGAACCCCGGCCCAGATCAGGGTGCCCAGGCACAGGACACAACGGCGCAGAGGGATCACAGGGTGCGGAGCGAAGAGGGAATGGTGGGATCCTGGCAGCAACGCTCAGGTTGCCGATGCCCACAGCCTGAACCGCCGTGGTGGTGGCGTCGTGCAGCGCAGCTGCCAGGCTGAGGCCGGAGTGCCGGCGGGCTGCAACAGATGGTGGAGCAGCAGCTCCAGCACGACCTGATCCGCTTCGTGAACAACCCCGCCACGGTGCGTCTCGATGCGGAGGCCGGCATCCTTCCCCATCTCCAGGGCGCCAGCCCCACCCGGGAGCCACTGCGGCTGGCCTTGCTTCCCGATGACTGGCGCCTCAATCAGCGGATGTCGCCGTAGAAGCGCTTCAGGCGGCTCGGCGACACCCCGAGGCCCCAGAGAATGCCGATCCAGACATAGATCAGGATGGCCTTGGCGGCGCCCCAGCGCTGCACCCGCCGATCCGAACTCTCCACCACGCGGTTGATCAGCACGAGGCGTCCAAGCCGCACCAGCCGCAGGCACAGATCGCCATCCTCCATGATCGGCAGGCTCGGATCGAACCCACCGCAGCGCCGGAAATCGCTGCGGCGGCAGAGCATCACCTGATCGCCGAACAGCAGCCGCAATCCCCGAATAAAGAGATGGGGGCGGAACAGCAGGGGTGCCAGATGGGTCTTGAGCAGATTCAGGATCGAGATCGTCCAGCGGGTGGTGACGCCGTTCCCCATCAGGGAGATGAAGCCGGCGCCGGCAATCGAGGCCTCCGCGAAGGTGCGCCCGGCCACGCTCACCAGATCGTCGGGAATCAGGGTGTCGGCATGCAGGAAACAGAGCAGATCGCCCGTGGCGTGGCGGGCGCCCAGGTTCATCTGAACGGCCCGGCCCGCCGCCTCGCTGTGGAGCACCGTGCAGCCG
This sequence is a window from Cyanobium sp. PCC 7001. Protein-coding genes within it:
- a CDS encoding TIGR04283 family arsenosugar biosynthesis glycosyltransferase is translated as MARLSIIIPALNEAATLGRTLRHVQALQPPAWEVLVVDGGSSDATARIAAEAGCTVLHSEAAGRAVQMNLGARHATGDLLCFLHADTLIPDDLVSVAGRTFAEASIAGAGFISLMGNGVTTRWTISILNLLKTHLAPLLFRPHLFIRGLRLLFGDQVMLCRRSDFRRCGGFDPSLPIMEDGDLCLRLVRLGRLVLINRVVESSDRRVQRWGAAKAILIYVWIGILWGLGVSPSRLKRFYGDIR